One Halarcobacter ebronensis genomic window carries:
- a CDS encoding FliH/SctL family protein, whose translation MDKNNVYSTAKIVNGEQQVENYKLGSFVQNSADGTQNNNQTYLNDRAINGNIDPFLTEVKLLAQKFDQMNQRIANIESGGKTGKEIDAQVVQAIKDLKHYANFFEQATFQMESKLLKTSVSIAQKIISIEIGENSTKIAKQTITHLLEKIKNASKIIIHLNPKDYEILRHDLNLENHIQLVEDINVTAGGVVIASDLGNFDGNIEAKVNSMLESLDMVI comes from the coding sequence ATGGATAAAAATAACGTTTACTCAACAGCAAAAATAGTTAATGGTGAGCAACAAGTAGAGAATTATAAATTAGGCTCTTTTGTTCAAAATTCAGCAGATGGTACACAAAACAACAATCAAACTTACTTAAATGATAGAGCAATTAATGGTAATATTGATCCTTTTTTAACGGAAGTTAAACTTTTAGCTCAAAAATTTGATCAAATGAATCAAAGAATTGCAAATATTGAAAGTGGTGGGAAAACAGGAAAAGAGATTGATGCTCAAGTGGTTCAAGCAATAAAAGATTTGAAGCATTATGCAAACTTTTTTGAACAAGCAACCTTTCAAATGGAGTCAAAACTGTTGAAGACTTCAGTCTCTATTGCTCAAAAAATCATCTCAATTGAAATAGGTGAAAATTCAACAAAAATAGCAAAACAGACAATAACACATCTTTTAGAAAAAATTAAAAATGCATCAAAAATTATAATTCATCTAAATCCAAAAGATTATGAAATTTTAAGACATGACCTAAATTTGGAAAATCATATACAGCTTGTTGAAGATATAAACGTAACAGCTGGTGGTGTAGTAATTGCCAGTGACTTAGGTAATTTCGATGGAAACATTGAAGCAAAAGTAAATAGTATGCTTGAGTCATTGGATATGGTTATATAG
- a CDS encoding FliM/FliN family flagellar motor switch protein: MEITERDYDLLVDTQIVVDVMLGNANITIKEFLDLSPGDVLSLDKAAGSGGDIYVNKRIIGTGDIIVMDEKLAVRVQEAMDSDNVVRYFFEENTI; this comes from the coding sequence ATGGAAATAACTGAAAGAGATTATGACTTATTAGTTGATACACAAATTGTGGTTGACGTTATGTTAGGTAATGCAAATATAACAATAAAAGAGTTCTTGGATTTAAGTCCAGGAGATGTGCTCTCTTTAGATAAAGCTGCCGGAAGTGGTGGTGATATATATGTAAATAAAAGAATCATAGGAACAGGAGATATAATTGTAATGGATGAAAAACTTGCAGTTAGAGTTCAAGAAGCTATGGATTCTGATAATGTAGTTAGATATTTCTTCGAAGAAAATACTATATAA